From the Nodularia sphaerocarpa UHCC 0038 genome, the window TTCAGTACGTGCTTCTAAAACATCCACTCGACCTTGTAGGGTGGCGATTTCCGCAGCAAATTCTTCTTGCAGTTTTTGTAAAGTTGCCAAATCTTCTTTGACAACTATGTTGTTCATCTCAGCTGCAATACCTTGGCTAACCGTATCCAAACAAGCGCTGAATGCAGCCGCAAACTCAAAACGAGTCATAGCACGACTACCCCGAAAACTAGCATCAGGGTATCCAGCAATGCAGCCATACCGCTCAACTAAAGATTGCAACGCTGAAAATGCCCAATCAGTGGGTTGCACATCAGCCAGCTGAGAAACCGAAGTAACTTGTGCAGCCTCTAACTGCACGTATTGATTAACTTCTTCCCAGTATCCAGTGCTGTTTTCATCTGTCTTGATGCCGATGTCATCCTGAATAGATGGCAAATTTTCAGCGTGACTCTTGGCAATAGGAACCAGTACAAAAATCGAAATCAAGGCAGGGGAAATTAAGCTGAGTACAACTTTGATCAAACTCAAACACATCTATTTTTTTCTATCCAAAGTAATGTAAAAGGGTGAAAATCTAACTCCAAAATTCATCCAGGTTTATCTGTGCCAACTCTTGCTGCACTTCTTGAAAATAGGCACTCTCAGTTAACATATTAACTTCTTTTTCCCGTTTATTTTGGTCAATTTCAATTCTCAATTCTTGTAATTGCCGTCTAATTTCCTCTTCACGACGTTTGCGCTCGGTAATGTCTTGAACAATCCCTTCATAGTAGAGAACTTGACCTCTGTCATCTCTGACTACACGGGCATCAATCTGTGTCCAAATAATACTGCTATCTTTGCAATAGCAACGATATTCAAAATCGCTCACCGTATCTTCGGTGGCTATTAAGGCTCTAAATTCATCTCGCTTTTCTGGATCTACATACAGTTGCTTGCCAATATCAGTGATGCTTTCTAGCATTTGACTAGGAGAATCGTAGCCATAAATCTCTGCTAGGGCAGGATTCACATTCATGAATCGACCGTCAGGCGTGGATTGAAAGAGTCCTTCTAGGGCATTTTCAAAAATACTGCGATAGTTTTCTTCGGCAATGCGTAGGGCTTCTTCGGCTTGCTTGCGATCGCTAATATCGCGCACCATAATTAAGACTTCATCGTTGCCTAAGACAAGAATCCGCACTTCTTCATACCTGGCGTGACCATTGATGGTGAGGCGTTGCTCATAGACCTGCAATTTACCCGTGGCTAGCGCTTTCTGAATATGGTGCATTTGCAGTTCTGCTAAATCCGGTGGTAGGGATTCCTGCACGGTGTTTCCGGGATTCAAGCCTCTAACTCCCTGCACTTCGTGGATACCATCGTTGCCGACAATATCCAGATAGGTGCCATCGCCTTTGGCACAAATCATTAAATCGGGGATGGCGGTGACAATGGCGCGGTTTGTGGCTTCGCTCTGACGCAGGGCATCAAAGGATGACTTCAGTTGCTTGGCCATACCGTTGAAGGAACCTGCCAGGGTATCAATTTCGGTGATGGGACTGGGTTCTACGTTTTGATTGAGTTCGCCCTGAGCCAGTTTATCTGATGCCTGGGCGATTTGCTGAATTGGTTTTGTGACCCAACGAGAGGTGAACAGACCAATGGCGATCGCGGCTGCTAGAGCGACTAGACTTAACCCCAAGGCATTGCGGTGACTGGCATGAATCTGTGCCATAAAATCGGATTCGGGAATGGTCAGTACCACCAACCAATTCAAATTGCCATCCTGGAAGGGAACCACCTGCACATATTGCCGTTCTCGATGCAGATGAAAATCCAGTTGCTGCACTGACTGTATGTCATTGAGGGAGCCAAAACGACCCTGGAGATACTCGGCAGTTCCCCGAATCGTGGAATTAGTACTGTCGGTTGCCAACAGACGTTCGCTTGTTTCTCCTTCCCCCGTCACCATCGGCTCTTCCGAGGAAGTCGCTACCAGTCGTCCTGATCGCTCCAGAATAAAGGCCGTACCCGTCTGACCAATCTTCAGGTTGCGTAAGAAGAGACTCAATTCCTGGGGTAAGAACAAGTCCGTACCACAGACCCCTATTAACGCATTGTTCGCGGGATCATAAACGGGGTAACTGGCAGTAACCGTGGGAAATTGCGTAGAAAAAGCCAGGTAAATCTCACTCCAAACCTCTCCCTTTGTTGTCTTGGCCGCCTGATACCAGGGACGCACTCTGGGATCAAAGGGTTGATCAAACCTGCCTGATGGCACAGTGCGATCGCCTCGCTCATCTAAAGCAAAGCCCTGGCGCATAAAGTTGGTATCTGCATTGCTGAATTGCAGGACAATTTTTGTGGAATCTTGCTCGGATAGCCGCCTCACCCCCAAAAAACCACCCTGCTCATCCCCACAATAGACAAAGCTTAGGGTTTCATAGAGCTGCAATTGTTGCCAAAAGTGATGCACTCCCCTGGGGTTGCTGACATCAATATCCCCCTGGGCAAAGGCTGTGGCATTCAAGCGGTTGATTGCTTTAGGAATATTCGCGTTGGTTTCTAGTCGTTCTGTGATCCGATTGGTCAGTTCGGTGCGTAACTGGTTGGCAACTTCATCTACAGACTGTTGTCCACTGCGGTAGGCAATCCATCCCACCAGCCCCACAGCAGCCATAATTTGCAGCACGAAGGGAAGAACCAGGGTTGTCCGGAGGCGGAGTTTGCGTGGAAACGCCTTGACCACCTTACCAATCATTGAAGCCATCTCCACCTACAATCCATTCCTGTAATTTGCGTTCTGGTGTAGTGACATTAAATAAATGCAACCCAAATTCCCTGGAAAGGTCTTCGCAAACTTTAATGCCGCGCAGACTGTTTACCTTCTTATCCAGCAGAGGAGAGAAGGTGCCAACGCCCAATTTTCCTGGTGCGATCGCTGTAATCCCACCGCTCACACCACTCTTGGCTGGTAATCCTACCCGGTATGCCCACTGGCCGGATGCGTCATACATACCGCAGCTCAACATCACACTGATTACATCCTGGACATAGCGTTCATCGATTGCCCGTTCCTTCGTCACCGGATTCACGCCGCCATTGGCCAGGGTAGCTGCCATCATGGCCAAATCTTTAGCATTTACTAAAATCGAACATTGCTGAAAGTAGAGATCCAGGGTTTCATCAATGTTATTGTTGACCATGCCAAAGTTCAGCATTAGGTAAGCTATCGCTCGATTCCGAAAACCTGTCGATTTTTCCGAGAGAAAGACGGGTACATCAATATCATGTTTGCGTCCGGTGTAGCGTTGAAACATTGCCAATAATCGTTTCAGGCGTTCAGTGCCGTTTTTGCCTTTGATGAGGTCGGTGGTAGCGATCGCACCTGCATTTACCATCGGGTTATAGGGACGATTCGTCAACTCATCCAGGACGATGGAGTTAAAGGCTTCCTCCGTTGGCTCCATACTCACCTTGCTGTTGACATACTCCCGACCATGATCTTCTAGTGCCAAGCCAAACACGAAGGCTTTGGAAATCGATTGAATCGTAAATTCTTGATCAGAGTCCCCCACTTCAAAGATATGTCCATCTTGAGTAACTACGCAAATACCAAACCACTCTGGTTGTGCCAGGGCTAATTCCGGAATATAATCCGCCACAACTCCCTCGTTCAGAGAGCAATATTTCGCGTGTAAGTCATGCAAATAGTTCCGAAAGGGAGATGTCACTGCCGCGATGGAACTGGTTAGGGATTGCAAATTTCCTGAATCAGACATGGCGCTTATCCCTCCATAATTTGTTGGGCCACATGACGAAATTCTTGACTTATCGGATGTTCGGGGTATTTCACACAAAACACGCCTTCACTAGCAAGCTGAACGATATCTTCTGATAAAGGAAACACGCCCGCCACTGTTTCACCGTAGGTTTCTTCTACTTTTTGCTTCAGAGCTTCTAGATTCAACTTGCTGTGTGCTTTATTGATAGCCAGCAGCATTTTGCGAACCTTGAGTTGCCGCGCCACATCGATGGTGACAGCAGTCCCCTGATAATCCTGCTTGTCGGGACGGATAATCAAAATCAAGACGTGGGAGATGGCGATGGATAAAAAAGTCTCTTTCGATAAACCTGGATGGGTATCAATAAACAAATAATCTAATTGCAGGGCTTTGACTAAACTGCGAAAACCATCATTCATCAGCTTGACATCATAGCCATTGTTTAAAATACGAGCAATGTCATCCGCTTTTACACTAGAAGGAACTAGGTAGAGCGTTCCATTACCATTCAATCCCACATTGCTACTGACATCGTAAGCCGCAGCCTCGATCGCACTTTCTCCCCATAGGTAATTATTCAGAGTTTTGCCCATCTGCTCTGGCTCCAGGCAAAACAAGTTATGAATTCCTGGCGACGGCACATCCGTATCGACAACACCGACACGATAGCCCAATGCCGCCACGGTGGTGGCTAAATTAGCAGTAAAGTTAGATTTACCCGTTCCACCACGATAGGAGTGGATTGAAACAACTTTTGGCATATTATTTTATACGTGGTAGCGAAACAGATATTATCCGGCAATCTACCACATAACACTTAAACACAGCAAATGCTTAAATTGACGACAACGCCTCCATGATTCACGAGTTTGATAATCCAGACTTCGATACCAAATCGAGCTATCAATTAAATGCGATGCGGAAGTCTGAAGTTCAATATCTGGGACAAATAGAGTTTCTAGAAATGAAACAACTGTGGATAGTTTTTGCTCAAACTCTTTTTTGCTAACCTTGACAAGAATGCCATTGTCTAGACTGCATGGATAATGTTTTTTGTCTATGCGTAAGTCCTAATAGACATTAAAAATGCGAGTAGATACACAAGCCAAAATCCCATGAGGAACCTATGACTGCTCTACTCGCTATTATCTATACAAGGTTTATTGAAAAATCCTATACATCAGTATACAGTAATAATGCCAAAATTAATGTTTTATAGATGACAAATATTATTTTTTTCAGTTATAGCAAGCGCCAAGGTGGTTAGGATATGGCAAAAGTCTCAAAGCCAGTCACAGCAAGTATTTCAATTTTGACTTTTGACTTTTGACTTTTGACTTTTGCT encodes:
- a CDS encoding PAS domain S-box protein, whose protein sequence is MASMIGKVVKAFPRKLRLRTTLVLPFVLQIMAAVGLVGWIAYRSGQQSVDEVANQLRTELTNRITERLETNANIPKAINRLNATAFAQGDIDVSNPRGVHHFWQQLQLYETLSFVYCGDEQGGFLGVRRLSEQDSTKIVLQFSNADTNFMRQGFALDERGDRTVPSGRFDQPFDPRVRPWYQAAKTTKGEVWSEIYLAFSTQFPTVTASYPVYDPANNALIGVCGTDLFLPQELSLFLRNLKIGQTGTAFILERSGRLVATSSEEPMVTGEGETSERLLATDSTNSTIRGTAEYLQGRFGSLNDIQSVQQLDFHLHRERQYVQVVPFQDGNLNWLVVLTIPESDFMAQIHASHRNALGLSLVALAAAIAIGLFTSRWVTKPIQQIAQASDKLAQGELNQNVEPSPITEIDTLAGSFNGMAKQLKSSFDALRQSEATNRAIVTAIPDLMICAKGDGTYLDIVGNDGIHEVQGVRGLNPGNTVQESLPPDLAELQMHHIQKALATGKLQVYEQRLTINGHARYEEVRILVLGNDEVLIMVRDISDRKQAEEALRIAEENYRSIFENALEGLFQSTPDGRFMNVNPALAEIYGYDSPSQMLESITDIGKQLYVDPEKRDEFRALIATEDTVSDFEYRCYCKDSSIIWTQIDARVVRDDRGQVLYYEGIVQDITERKRREEEIRRQLQELRIEIDQNKREKEVNMLTESAYFQEVQQELAQINLDEFWS
- the glsA gene encoding glutaminase A, which translates into the protein MSDSGNLQSLTSSIAAVTSPFRNYLHDLHAKYCSLNEGVVADYIPELALAQPEWFGICVVTQDGHIFEVGDSDQEFTIQSISKAFVFGLALEDHGREYVNSKVSMEPTEEAFNSIVLDELTNRPYNPMVNAGAIATTDLIKGKNGTERLKRLLAMFQRYTGRKHDIDVPVFLSEKSTGFRNRAIAYLMLNFGMVNNNIDETLDLYFQQCSILVNAKDLAMMAATLANGGVNPVTKERAIDERYVQDVISVMLSCGMYDASGQWAYRVGLPAKSGVSGGITAIAPGKLGVGTFSPLLDKKVNSLRGIKVCEDLSREFGLHLFNVTTPERKLQEWIVGGDGFNDW
- a CDS encoding MinD/ParA family ATP-binding protein; this encodes MPKVVSIHSYRGGTGKSNFTANLATTVAALGYRVGVVDTDVPSPGIHNLFCLEPEQMGKTLNNYLWGESAIEAAAYDVSSNVGLNGNGTLYLVPSSVKADDIARILNNGYDVKLMNDGFRSLVKALQLDYLFIDTHPGLSKETFLSIAISHVLILIIRPDKQDYQGTAVTIDVARQLKVRKMLLAINKAHSKLNLEALKQKVEETYGETVAGVFPLSEDIVQLASEGVFCVKYPEHPISQEFRHVAQQIMEG